In Candidatus Binatia bacterium, the genomic stretch CGATGCCGAGGCGCTCGACGATCTCAGCAAGGCTGTGACCGCTGGCCAGCAACATGCCCACCCGCGCCTCCGCCGGCGTCAAATCGTACCAGGCGCGCAGCATCTGCGCGTCAATCGCCGGCGCATGCTCCGGGTCATTGGCGAGCACCGCGACCACGGCCTCGCCATTCTGGAGAACGTTCTCGCATCCCAGGGCTGTAACCAAGGCCGTCAGCGGCCGGCGCCCCACCGGCCGGTGAATCCGCAATCCGTACCGTGTCGCGCCGTCTCGGTGTCCGTTCCGCTGAGCAACGTCAGCGATGAGCCGATGCAACGCGCCGGTATCCGCGGGACGCGCGCACCGCAGGACGCCGCGAGAGATCAACAATCCATCCGCTTGCGCGACGATCGCGGCCGCACGCTCGTTCAAACCGCCCACGGTGCCTCTGGCATCGACGAGCACCATCGCCTGCGGGAGTTGCTGCAGGAGACAGTCGGTAGTCCCGCCGTTACACTCGTGGAGAAGGCTTGCGGGCTGCGCCCAGCGGAAGTTCGGCGGGGCCGCTCCCCTCCTTCGACGGGGCTCAGGACAGGGTTGGGTGGCTTCGGGCAACT encodes the following:
- a CDS encoding helix-turn-helix transcriptional regulator, which encodes MVLVDARGTVGGLNERAAAIVAQADGLLISRGVLRCARPADTGALHRLIADVAQRNGHRDGATRYGLRIHRPVGRRPLTALVTALGCENVLQNGEAVVAVLANDPEHAPAIDAQMLRAWYDLTPAEARVGMLLASGHSLAEIVERLGIGVNTARTHLKDIFAKTDTRRQGELIRLLLSNPTLGPVPAAGLGVQLTGRMERSG